Proteins from a genomic interval of Excalfactoria chinensis isolate bCotChi1 chromosome 21, bCotChi1.hap2, whole genome shotgun sequence:
- the TMPRSS4 gene encoding LOW QUALITY PROTEIN: transmembrane protease serine 4 (The sequence of the model RefSeq protein was modified relative to this genomic sequence to represent the inferred CDS: inserted 1 base in 1 codon; deleted 2 bases in 1 codon; substituted 1 base at 1 genomic stop codon), with the protein MVLLIDRCYITIQIIIPVSQLPLWVLGSAGAVLPQCEHGXGQSSTAXLSTAQGGGSSAGPWERRGAEGAHGLPVPGIFAGFLRAEDPPRSWRNMDPATERLNGEEPSTRPKASEARRSWKRIGIPILVIVLVLACLAAVGLLVKVYLDHHYFICKQPLKLVPLRQVCNGEADCLHGEDEVICPQQVPEGPQAAARLSKDRSILQVLNRNTGSWSCVCFDHFSPALAKAACEEMGYSSTPTFQAVDAGPEQPLPPRELVLSNGRLQLPEPGRKCLSGSVVSLLCSSCGESVRTPRVLGGRPAAIEAWPWQVSLRYRGEHICGGSIIDPRWILTAAHCFRNNPIIPSWRVKAGSDVLSGPATLAIEKVFLAEGTFTSPSNDDIALVKLQIPLHISDSIKPICLPYFDENLEPGTPLWVIGWGYTQQNGKLSETLQQAEVRLIGMQSCNLEAYHGKVTQKMLCAGLPEGGVDTCQGDSGGPLLYASKHWEVVGIVSWGFGCGTPSTPGVYTSVRAYLNWIYTVRRVSALLLSPLAVGALRPARTPVLCQGPDEEAKGSSGSSQ; encoded by the exons ATGGTGCTGCTGATAGACCGGTGTTATATTACAATACAAATCATAATTCCTGTTTCACAACTCCCCTTGTGGGTTTTAGGGAGTGCTGGGGCGGTCCTGCCCCAGTGTGAGCACG gggggcagagcagcacagcatagctcagcacagcacagggtgGTGGGAGCAGCGCGGGGCCGTGGGAGCGACGTGGGGCAGAGGGTGCCCACGGCCTCCCCGTGCCTGGGATTTTCGCTGGGTTTCTGCGGGCAGAAGAC CCCCCAAGGAGCTGGAGGAACATG GACCCAGCCACCGAGCGGCTGAACGGTGAAG AACCCAGCACGAGACCCAAAGCCTCAGAGGCACGGCGCTCCTGGAAGCGGATCGGCATCCCCATCCTGGTGATTGTGCTCGTCCTCGCCTGCCTGGCTGCGGTTGGGCTCCTGG TCAAGGTTTACCTGGACCACCACTACTTCATCTGCAAGCAGCCCCTGAAGCTGGTACCACTGAGGCAGGTGTGCAATGGGGAGGCAGATTGCCTGCACGGTGAGGATGAGGTCATCTGTCCCCAGCAGGTCCCTGAGGGGCCACAGGCTGCCG CTCGCCTTTCCAAGGACAGATCGATCCTGCAGGTGCTGAACAGGAACACTGGATCCTGGTCCTGCGTCTGTTTCGACCACTTCAGCCCAGCGCTGGCAAAAGCAGCCTGTGAGGAAATGGGCTACAGCAG CACCCCAACCTTCCAGGCAGTGGATGCGGGTCCAGAACAGCCCCTGCCTCCCCGTGAGCTGGTGCTGAGCAACGGCCGCCTGCAGCTGCCCGAGCCAGGCAG GAAGTGCCTTTCTGGATCGGTTGTTTCACTCCTTTGTTCCA gctgcggggagagcGTGCGGACGCCGCGTGTGCTGGGCGGGCGACCTGCAGCCATCGAGGCGTGGCCATGGCAGGTCAGCCTGCGTTACCGCGGGGAGCACATCTGCGGCGGCAGCATCATCGATCCCCGCTGGATCCTCACCGCCGCGCACTGCTTCAG GAACAACCCCATCATACCCAGCTGGCGTGTGAAGGCCGGCTCCGATGTCCTCTCTGGCCCTGCCACCCTTGCCATAGAGAAGGTCTTCCTGGCCGAGGGGACGTTCACATCTCCCAGTAACGATGACATAGCGCTGGTGAAGCTGCAGATCCCTCTGCATATCTCAG ACAGCATCAAGCCCATCTGCCTGCCCTACTTCGATGAGAACCTGGAGCCAGGCACCCCGCTGTGGGTGATAGGATGGGGCTACACGCAGCAGAACG GCAAATTGTCAGAGaccctgcagcaggcagaggtgaggctgaTCGGCATGCAGAGCTGCAACCTGGAGGCGTACCATGGCAAGGTGACACAGAagatgctgtgtgctgggctgcccGAGGGAGGGGTGGACACCTGCCAG GGAGACAGCGGAGGGCCCCTGCTGTATGCAAGCAAGCACTGGGAGGTGGTGGGCATTGTCAGCTGGGGCTTTGGCTGCGGCACCCCCAGCACACCCGGTGTCTACACCAGTGTCCGAGCGTATCTCAACTGGATCTACACTGTCCGCAGGGTCAGTGCCCT tctcctctctccccttGCAGTCGGAGCTCTGAGACCTGCCAGGACACCGGTGCTGTGCCAGGGGCCTGACGAGGAGGCAAAGGGCAGCTCAGGCAGCAGCCAATAG